A single Streptomyces sannanensis DNA region contains:
- a CDS encoding metal-sulfur cluster assembly factor, whose product MTDNTETAVTKPATEEEVREALYDVVDPELGIDVVNLGLIYGVHIDDSNIATIDMTLTSAACPLTDVIEDQAKAATDGIVNELRINWVWMPPWGPDKITDDGREQLRALGFNV is encoded by the coding sequence ATGACCGACAACACCGAGACCGCGGTGACCAAGCCGGCGACGGAAGAGGAAGTCCGCGAGGCGCTGTACGACGTCGTCGACCCCGAGCTGGGCATCGACGTCGTCAACCTGGGCCTGATCTACGGCGTCCACATCGACGACTCCAATATCGCCACCATCGACATGACGCTGACGTCCGCGGCCTGCCCGCTGACCGATGTCATCGAGGACCAGGCCAAGGCGGCGACCGACGGCATCGTCAACGAGCTGCGGATCAACTGGGTCTGGATGCCGCCGTGGGGTCCGGACAAGATCACCGACGATGGCCGTGAGCAGCTGCGCGCGCTCGGCTTCAACGTCTGA
- the sufC gene encoding Fe-S cluster assembly ATPase SufC translates to MATLEICDLHVSVEAENGPREILKGVDLTVKQGETHAIMGPNGSGKSTLAYSLAGHPKYTITSGSVHLDGENVLEMSVDERARAGVFLAMQYPVEVPGVSVSNFLRTSAAAIRGEAPKLRTWVKEVKEAMERLQMDPAFAERNVNEGFSGGEKKRHEILQLELLKPKIAILDETDSGLDVDALRIVSEGVNRVRETGEVGTLLITHYTRILRYIKPDFVHVFANGRIAESGGAELADKLEEEGYEAYVKGGATA, encoded by the coding sequence ATGGCAACGCTTGAAATCTGCGACCTGCACGTCTCCGTCGAGGCCGAGAACGGCCCCCGGGAGATCCTCAAGGGCGTCGACCTGACCGTGAAGCAGGGCGAGACCCACGCCATCATGGGCCCCAACGGCTCCGGCAAGTCGACCCTGGCGTACTCGCTCGCGGGTCACCCGAAGTACACGATCACCAGCGGCTCCGTGCATCTCGACGGCGAGAACGTCCTCGAGATGTCCGTCGACGAGCGCGCCCGTGCCGGTGTCTTCCTGGCCATGCAGTACCCGGTCGAGGTCCCGGGTGTCTCGGTCTCCAACTTCCTGCGCACCTCCGCCGCCGCCATCCGGGGCGAGGCCCCGAAGCTGCGCACCTGGGTGAAGGAGGTCAAGGAGGCCATGGAGCGTCTCCAGATGGACCCCGCCTTCGCCGAGCGCAATGTCAACGAGGGCTTCTCCGGCGGTGAGAAGAAGCGCCACGAGATCCTTCAGCTCGAGCTGCTCAAGCCGAAGATCGCGATCCTCGACGAGACCGACTCCGGCCTCGACGTCGACGCGCTTCGCATCGTCTCCGAGGGCGTCAACCGCGTCCGCGAGACCGGCGAGGTCGGCACCCTGCTGATCACGCACTACACGCGCATTCTGCGCTACATCAAGCCCGACTTCGTGCACGTCTTCGCGAACGGCCGGATCGCCGAGTCCGGCGGTGCCGAGCTCGCCGACAAGCTGGAGGAAGAGGGCTACGAGGCGTATGTGAAGGGTGGCGCAACCGCGTGA
- a CDS encoding metalloregulator ArsR/SmtB family transcription factor, with protein MKNVGEAPQEELATGERSTRNRVARSILDHGPSTVAELAQRLGLTQAAVRRHLDSLVQENVVEPREQRVYGSRGRGRPAKAFALTDCGRDAFDQSYDKLAAEALRWIARNAGGEAAVAEFARERIEAQAEAYREVVEAADPEGRAEALAKALSADGYAATARSAPVGEQLCQHHCPVAHVAEQFPQLCEAETEIFARLLGTHVQRLATIAHGDGVCTTFIPRGSGTQTTHTASASTAGRNPA; from the coding sequence GTGAAAAACGTCGGCGAGGCCCCTCAGGAGGAACTCGCGACCGGGGAGCGGTCCACACGCAACCGGGTCGCGCGGTCCATCCTGGACCACGGGCCCTCGACCGTCGCCGAGCTGGCGCAGCGCCTCGGCCTCACCCAGGCGGCCGTCCGGAGGCACCTCGACTCGCTGGTGCAGGAGAACGTCGTCGAGCCGCGCGAACAGCGCGTGTACGGCTCCCGCGGGCGCGGCAGGCCCGCCAAGGCGTTCGCGCTGACGGACTGCGGCCGGGACGCCTTCGATCAGTCGTACGACAAGCTCGCCGCCGAGGCGCTGCGCTGGATCGCGCGGAACGCCGGCGGCGAGGCGGCGGTCGCCGAGTTCGCGCGTGAGCGGATCGAGGCGCAGGCCGAGGCATACCGCGAGGTGGTCGAGGCGGCGGACCCGGAAGGGCGGGCCGAAGCTCTGGCGAAGGCCTTGAGTGCCGACGGGTACGCTGCTACGGCGCGTAGCGCACCGGTCGGCGAGCAGCTGTGCCAGCACCACTGCCCGGTCGCCCATGTCGCCGAGCAGTTCCCGCAGCTGTGCGAGGCGGAGACGGAGATCTTCGCCCGTCTGCTCGGGACCCATGTCCAGCGTCTGGCCACCATCGCCCACGGCGACGGAGTGTGTACGACGTTCATTCCGCGAGGCAGCGGAACCCAGACCACCCATACAGCATCAGCAAGTACGGCCGGGAGGAACCCCGCATGA
- a CDS encoding non-heme iron oxygenase ferredoxin subunit, whose protein sequence is MSFVRVCALSELEEDTPKRVELDGTPVSVVRTEGEVFAIYDICSHANVSLSEGEVEDCQIECWLHGSSFDLRTGKPSGLPATRPVPVYPVKIEGDDVLVSVTQES, encoded by the coding sequence ATGAGCTTCGTCCGTGTCTGCGCCCTGAGCGAGCTGGAGGAGGACACCCCCAAGCGGGTGGAACTCGACGGCACGCCGGTCTCCGTCGTCCGCACCGAGGGCGAGGTGTTCGCGATTTACGACATCTGCTCGCACGCGAACGTCTCCCTCTCCGAGGGCGAGGTGGAGGACTGCCAGATCGAGTGCTGGTTGCACGGCTCCAGCTTCGACCTCCGTACCGGCAAGCCGTCCGGCCTTCCCGCGACGCGCCCCGTCCCCGTATACCCCGTCAAGATCGAAGGGGACGATGTGCTCGTCTCCGTCACCCAGGAGTCCTGA
- the sufU gene encoding Fe-S cluster assembly sulfur transfer protein SufU: MKLDSMYQDVILDHYKHPHGRGLRDGDAEVHHVNPTCGDEITLRVKLADSTIEDISYEGQGCSISQASASVLNELLVGKEIADAQKIQELFLELMQSKGKIEPDDAMEEVLEDAVAFAGVSKYPARVKCALLSWMAWKDATAQALGDGAERKTA, encoded by the coding sequence GTGAAGCTGGATTCGATGTACCAGGACGTCATCCTGGACCACTACAAGCACCCGCATGGCCGGGGCTTGAGGGACGGCGACGCCGAGGTGCACCACGTCAACCCGACGTGCGGTGACGAGATCACGCTCCGCGTGAAGCTCGCCGACAGCACGATCGAGGACATCAGTTACGAGGGCCAGGGCTGCTCCATCAGCCAGGCCAGCGCCTCGGTGCTGAACGAGCTGCTGGTCGGCAAGGAGATCGCCGATGCGCAGAAGATCCAGGAACTCTTCCTGGAGCTGATGCAGTCCAAGGGCAAGATCGAGCCCGACGACGCGATGGAGGAGGTGCTGGAGGACGCCGTGGCGTTCGCCGGTGTCTCCAAGTACCCCGCCCGGGTGAAGTGCGCTCTCCTGAGCTGGATGGCGTGGAAGGACGCGACGGCCCAGGCTCTGGGTGACGGCGCCGAGAGGAAGACGGCATGA
- the sufD gene encoding Fe-S cluster assembly protein SufD has protein sequence MAQNIPAGATTSGSIAVAAESTVATRMSAPPSFDVADFPVPHGREEEWRFTPLARLRGLHDGTAVADGEGVRVEVQAPEGVTVETVGRDDARLGKAGMPVDRIAAQAYSSFEKASVVTVAKEAVLTEPVRISVHGEGGTAFGHQLIELGAFAEAVVVIDHTGDAVLAANVDYVLGDGAKLTVVSVQDWDEKSVHVAQHNALVGRDASFKSIVVTFGGDVVRLHPRVEYAGTGGEAELFGLYFTDAGQHQEHRLLVTHNTPHCRSNVAYKGALQGHDAHAVWIGDVLIEAAAEGTDTYELNRNLVLTDGARVDSVPNLEIETGEIVGAGHASATGRFDDEQLFYLMARGIPEKEARRLVVRGFFAELVQQIGVADVQERLIARIEEELEASVA, from the coding sequence ATGGCCCAGAACATCCCGGCGGGTGCCACCACCTCCGGCTCCATCGCGGTGGCCGCCGAGTCCACCGTCGCCACCCGTATGAGCGCGCCCCCGTCCTTCGACGTGGCCGACTTCCCGGTGCCGCACGGCCGCGAGGAGGAGTGGCGGTTCACGCCGCTGGCGCGGCTGCGCGGGCTGCACGACGGCACCGCCGTCGCCGACGGCGAGGGTGTGCGCGTCGAGGTGCAGGCCCCCGAGGGCGTGACCGTGGAGACGGTCGGCCGCGACGACGCGCGGCTCGGCAAGGCCGGCATGCCGGTGGACCGTATCGCCGCCCAGGCGTACTCCTCCTTCGAGAAGGCGTCGGTCGTGACCGTCGCCAAGGAGGCCGTGCTCACCGAGCCGGTCCGGATCTCCGTGCACGGCGAGGGCGGCACCGCCTTCGGCCACCAGCTGATCGAGCTCGGCGCTTTCGCCGAGGCCGTCGTGGTCATCGACCACACCGGTGACGCGGTGCTCGCCGCCAATGTCGACTACGTCCTCGGCGACGGCGCCAAGCTCACCGTCGTCTCCGTCCAGGACTGGGACGAGAAGTCCGTCCATGTGGCCCAGCACAACGCGCTGGTCGGCCGGGACGCCTCCTTCAAGTCGATCGTGGTCACCTTCGGCGGTGACGTGGTCCGCCTTCACCCTCGCGTGGAGTACGCGGGCACCGGCGGCGAGGCCGAGCTGTTCGGTCTGTACTTCACCGACGCCGGCCAGCACCAGGAGCACCGCCTGCTGGTCACCCACAACACCCCGCACTGCCGCTCCAACGTCGCCTACAAGGGCGCACTGCAGGGCCATGACGCGCACGCCGTGTGGATCGGTGACGTCCTCATCGAGGCCGCGGCCGAGGGCACGGACACCTACGAGCTCAACCGCAACCTGGTCCTGACGGACGGCGCCCGGGTCGACTCCGTGCCGAACCTGGAGATCGAGACGGGTGAGATCGTCGGCGCCGGCCACGCCTCGGCCACCGGCCGCTTCGACGACGAGCAGCTCTTCTACCTGATGGCCCGCGGCATCCCGGAGAAGGAGGCCCGCCGACTGGTCGTGCGCGGCTTCTTCGCCGAGCTGGTCCAGCAGATCGGCGTCGCCGACGTCCAGGAGCGCCTCATCGCCAGGATCGAGGAAGAGCTGGAGGCGTCGGTCGCATGA
- the ltrA gene encoding group II intron reverse transcriptase/maturase, with protein MEDVHRERESSLWERMLSRENLLAALNRVEVNRGAPGVDGMTTAELRPWIAVHWPEVRAELDAGIYRPAPVRQVIIPKPGGGERMLGVPRVLDRLIQQAIAQVLVPIFDPQFSGSSFGFRPGRSAHQAVRVARRAIEDGYRWVVDLDLDRFFDRVQHDVLMARVARKVADRRVLRLVRRYLEAGIMVDGIKMPSEEGTPQGSPLSPVLSNIMLDDLDRELFRRGHRFVRYADDVRVFVRSERAARRVLASVTAVVEQRLKLMVNREKSKVGHARSAVLLGFGFYFTRAGVRIRVDPKAVKRLKDRLRELTSRRWSIAMDERIAKINRFTTGWMGYFQLADTPKVFRELDEWFRRRMRQIRWKEWKLPKARFRNLRELGIAEWKAREWAGSGKGYWRIAGSAVLQRAMPNSHWDDLGLRMLKPTWQRLRSA; from the coding sequence ATGGAGGACGTTCACCGGGAGCGGGAGTCCTCGCTGTGGGAGCGGATGCTCTCCAGGGAGAACCTGCTCGCGGCGCTCAACCGCGTCGAAGTGAACCGGGGTGCACCCGGAGTGGATGGCATGACTACGGCTGAGTTGCGGCCGTGGATCGCAGTGCACTGGCCTGAAGTGAGGGCCGAACTCGACGCGGGCATCTACCGGCCGGCGCCGGTCCGTCAGGTGATCATCCCGAAGCCTGGTGGCGGCGAGCGGATGCTGGGGGTGCCGCGGGTGCTGGACCGCTTGATCCAGCAGGCCATCGCGCAAGTACTCGTGCCCATCTTCGACCCGCAGTTCTCGGGGTCGTCCTTCGGATTCCGTCCCGGCCGGTCCGCCCATCAGGCGGTCCGGGTCGCGCGGCGGGCGATCGAGGACGGCTACCGGTGGGTCGTGGACCTTGATCTGGACCGGTTCTTCGACCGGGTCCAGCATGACGTCCTGATGGCGCGGGTCGCGCGCAAGGTCGCTGACCGCAGGGTCTTGAGACTGGTCCGCAGGTATTTGGAAGCCGGGATCATGGTGGACGGCATCAAGATGCCGAGCGAAGAGGGGACCCCGCAGGGGTCCCCGCTGTCGCCGGTGCTGTCGAACATCATGCTCGACGACCTGGACCGGGAACTGTTCAGGCGCGGTCACCGGTTCGTGCGCTACGCCGACGACGTGCGCGTCTTCGTGCGGAGCGAACGAGCCGCCAGAAGGGTGCTCGCCTCGGTCACGGCCGTGGTCGAGCAGCGGCTGAAACTGATGGTCAACCGGGAGAAGTCGAAGGTGGGCCACGCCCGCTCGGCGGTGCTGCTGGGGTTCGGCTTCTACTTCACCCGGGCCGGGGTCAGGATCCGGGTCGATCCGAAGGCGGTCAAGCGCCTGAAGGACCGGCTGCGGGAGTTGACCTCGCGCCGGTGGAGCATCGCGATGGATGAACGCATCGCGAAGATCAACCGCTTCACCACCGGATGGATGGGCTACTTCCAGCTAGCGGACACCCCGAAGGTGTTCAGGGAGCTGGACGAGTGGTTCCGCCGCAGGATGCGGCAGATCCGCTGGAAGGAATGGAAGCTCCCCAAGGCCCGGTTCAGGAACCTCCGCGAGCTCGGCATCGCCGAGTGGAAGGCCCGCGAATGGGCGGGCAGCGGCAAGGGTTACTGGCGGATCGCGGGATCGGCTGTCCTTCAGCGGGCGATGCCCAACTCTCACTGGGACGACCTCGGCCTGCGCATGCTCAAGCCGACCTGGCAACGGTTGAGATCAGCTTGA
- a CDS encoding cysteine desulfurase, which translates to MTTLPGLLDTEAIRKDFPILDRLVHDGKKIVYLDNAATSQKPRQVLDALSDYYERYNANVHRGVHVLAEEATALYEGARDKVAAFVNAPSRDEVIFTKNASESLNLVANMLGWADEPYRVDRDTEIVITEMEHHSNIVPWQLLSQRTGAKLKWFGLTDDGRLDLSNIDEIITEKTKVVSFVLVSNILGTINPVEQIVRRAQEVGAIVVIDASQAAPHMALDVQALGADFVAFTGHKMLAPTGIGVLWGRQELLEDLPPFLGGGEMIETVSMHSSTYAPAPHKFEAGTPPIAQAVGLGAAVDYLTSIGMDKIQQHEHVLTEYAVKRLLEVPDLKIIGPTTAEDRGAAISFTLGDIHPHDVGQVLDEQGIAVRVGHHCARPVCLRYGIPATTRASFYLYSTPDEVDALVAGLEHVRDFFG; encoded by the coding sequence GTGACGACACTGCCTGGCCTTCTCGACACCGAGGCGATCCGCAAGGACTTCCCCATCCTGGATCGTCTGGTCCACGACGGGAAGAAGATCGTTTACCTGGACAACGCGGCGACTTCGCAGAAGCCGCGCCAGGTACTGGACGCGCTCAGCGACTACTACGAGCGCTACAACGCCAACGTCCACCGCGGTGTGCACGTGCTCGCCGAGGAGGCCACGGCGCTGTACGAGGGCGCGCGCGACAAGGTCGCCGCGTTCGTCAACGCGCCCAGCCGCGACGAGGTGATCTTCACCAAGAACGCCTCCGAGTCGCTCAACCTCGTCGCGAACATGCTCGGCTGGGCCGATGAGCCCTACCGGGTGGACCGCGACACCGAGATCGTCATCACGGAGATGGAGCACCACTCCAACATCGTTCCGTGGCAGCTGCTCTCGCAGCGCACCGGCGCGAAGCTGAAGTGGTTCGGTCTGACCGACGACGGCCGGCTCGACCTGTCCAACATCGACGAGATCATCACCGAGAAGACCAAGGTCGTCTCGTTCGTGCTGGTCTCCAACATCCTGGGCACGATCAACCCGGTCGAGCAGATCGTCCGCCGGGCCCAGGAGGTCGGCGCGATCGTCGTGATCGACGCCTCGCAGGCCGCCCCGCACATGGCGCTGGACGTGCAGGCGCTCGGCGCCGACTTCGTGGCCTTCACCGGCCACAAGATGCTGGCCCCGACCGGTATCGGCGTGCTGTGGGGCCGCCAGGAGCTGCTGGAGGACCTGCCTCCGTTCCTGGGCGGCGGCGAGATGATCGAGACCGTCTCGATGCACTCGTCGACGTACGCTCCGGCTCCGCACAAGTTCGAGGCGGGTACCCCCCCGATCGCCCAGGCCGTCGGCCTCGGCGCGGCCGTGGACTACCTGACCTCGATCGGCATGGACAAGATCCAGCAGCATGAGCACGTGCTCACCGAGTACGCGGTGAAGCGGCTGCTGGAGGTCCCGGACCTGAAGATCATCGGCCCGACCACGGCCGAGGACCGGGGCGCCGCGATCTCCTTCACGCTCGGCGACATCCACCCGCACGACGTGGGCCAGGTCCTCGACGAGCAGGGCATCGCGGTGCGGGTCGGCCACCACTGCGCGCGGCCGGTCTGCCTGCGGTACGGAATTCCTGCGACCACACGGGCGTCGTTCTACCTGTACTCCACCCCGGACGAGGTCGATGCCCTGGTCGCGGGCCTGGAGCACGTCCGCGACTTCTTCGGCTGA
- the sufB gene encoding Fe-S cluster assembly protein SufB: MTTEITHPELEGLGRYEYGWADSDAAGAAAKRGLSEEVVRDISGKKSEPEWMLKLRLKGLKLFDKKPMPTWGSDLSGIDFDNIKYFVRSTEKQAESWEDLPEDIKNTYDKLGIPEAEKQRLVAGVAAQYESEVVYHQIREDLEEQGVIFLDTDTALKEHPELFQEYFATVIPAGDNKFASLNTAVWSGGSFIYVPPGVHVEIPLQAYFRINTENMGQFERTLIIVDEGAYVHYVEGCTAPIYKSDSLHSAVVEIIVKKNARCRYTTIQNWSNNVYNLVTKRAVAYEGATMEWVDGNIGSKVTMKYPAVYLMGEHAKGETLSIAFAGEGQHQDAGAKMVHMAPNTSSNIVSKSVARGGGRTSYRGLIEIGEGAAGSKSNVLCDALLVDTVSRSDTYPYVDVREDDVTMGHEATVSKVSDDQLFYLMQRGMSEFEAMAMIVRGFVEPIAKELPMEYALELNRLIELQMEGAVG, from the coding sequence ATGACCACCGAGATCACCCACCCTGAGCTCGAGGGCCTGGGTCGGTACGAGTACGGCTGGGCCGACTCCGACGCGGCCGGTGCCGCGGCCAAGCGCGGCCTCTCCGAAGAAGTCGTGCGGGACATCTCCGGGAAGAAGTCCGAGCCGGAGTGGATGCTGAAGCTTCGCCTGAAGGGTCTGAAGCTCTTCGACAAGAAGCCCATGCCGACCTGGGGCTCCGACCTCTCGGGCATCGACTTCGACAACATCAAGTACTTCGTGCGGTCCACCGAGAAGCAGGCCGAGTCCTGGGAGGACCTGCCGGAGGACATCAAGAACACGTACGACAAGCTGGGCATCCCGGAGGCGGAGAAGCAGCGCCTGGTCGCCGGTGTCGCCGCGCAGTACGAGTCCGAGGTCGTCTACCACCAGATCCGCGAGGACCTGGAGGAGCAGGGCGTCATCTTCCTGGACACGGACACCGCGCTGAAGGAGCACCCGGAGCTCTTCCAGGAGTACTTCGCCACGGTCATCCCGGCCGGTGACAACAAGTTCGCCTCGCTGAACACCGCCGTGTGGTCCGGTGGCTCCTTCATCTACGTCCCGCCGGGCGTGCACGTGGAGATTCCGCTCCAGGCCTACTTCCGTATCAACACGGAGAACATGGGCCAGTTCGAGCGGACGCTGATCATCGTCGACGAGGGTGCCTACGTGCACTACGTCGAGGGCTGCACCGCCCCGATCTACAAGAGCGACTCGCTCCACTCCGCGGTCGTCGAGATCATCGTCAAGAAGAACGCCCGCTGCCGTTACACGACCATCCAGAACTGGTCGAACAACGTCTACAACCTGGTCACCAAGCGCGCCGTGGCGTACGAGGGCGCGACCATGGAATGGGTCGACGGCAACATCGGCTCCAAGGTGACGATGAAGTACCCGGCCGTCTATCTGATGGGCGAGCACGCCAAGGGCGAGACCCTGTCCATCGCCTTCGCGGGCGAGGGCCAGCACCAGGACGCCGGCGCCAAGATGGTCCACATGGCCCCGAACACTTCCTCGAACATCGTCTCCAAGTCGGTGGCCCGTGGCGGCGGCCGTACCTCGTACCGCGGTCTGATCGAGATCGGCGAGGGCGCTGCCGGATCCAAGTCGAACGTGCTCTGTGACGCCCTGCTGGTCGACACCGTCTCGCGTTCCGACACCTACCCGTACGTCGACGTCCGCGAGGACGACGTGACCATGGGCCATGAGGCGACCGTCTCCAAGGTCTCCGACGACCAGCTCTTCTATCTGATGCAGCGCGGTATGTCGGAGTTCGAGGCGATGGCCATGATCGTGCGCGGCTTCGTCGAGCCGATCGCCAAGGAGCTGCCCATGGAATACGCCCTGGAGCTCAACCGGCTGATCGAGCTGCAGATGGAAGGCGCTGTGGGCTAG